One Rhineura floridana isolate rRhiFlo1 chromosome 14, rRhiFlo1.hap2, whole genome shotgun sequence genomic region harbors:
- the CD276 gene encoding CD276 antigen: protein MRFPLWIGGLLLSTLAGAVEIVVPDDPVVALFGCDATLHCSFSPDTNFSLDDLSLIWQLTDTKRLVHSFAEGQDQLANQGSSYTNRTALFYDQLPKGNVSLLLRRVQISDEGSFTCFVRVRNYSSAAVTLQVAAFYSTPNLNLEPNKNLKPGDLVTVTCHTFSGYPEAMVLWQDGRGNNVTENITTSQVANEEGLFDVQSTLQVILEPNSTYSCLVKNPLLRQETHASVTITGQHLLFPTVALWVTVGLAICLVVLLVALAYVCQKKIRQSCKEEREKAGIEEQDGEGSKTALQPLKNMENKEDIGEEID, encoded by the exons GTGCTGTGGAAATCGTGGTCCCTGATGATCCCGTGGTCGCCCTCTTTGGCTGCGACGCTACCTTGCACTGTTCCTTCTCTCCAGACACCAACTTCAGCTTGGACGACCTCAGCCTCATCTGGCAGCTGACGGATACCAAACGGCTGGTGCACAGCTTTGCGGAGGGCCAGGACCAGCTGGCCAACCAAGGGAGTAGCTATACCAACCGCACAGCCCTTTTCTACGACCAGCTGCCCAAGGGCAATGTCTCTCTCCTGCTGCGGCGCGTCCAGATTTCCGACGAGGGGAGCTTCACCTGCTTTGTCAGAGTCCGGAACTACAGCAGTGCGGCTGTCACGCTGCAGGTGGCAG CATTCTACTCCACGCCCAACTTGAACCTGGAACCCAACAAGAATTTGAAGCCAGGAGATCTGGTCACTGTGACCTGCCACACCTTTTCCGGCTATCCTGAGGCGATGGTGCTGTGGCAAGATGGCCGTGGCAACAACGTCACGGAGAACATCACCACCTCCCAGGTGGCCAACGAGGAGGGCCTCTTCGATGTGCAGAGCACCCTGCAGGTGATACTGGAGCCCAACAGCACCTACAGTTGCTTGGTGAAGAACCCCTTGTTGCGGCAGGAGACCCACGCCTCTGTCACCATCACAG GTCAGCATCTCCTGTTTCCCACTGTGGCTCTCTGGGTAACGGTAGGATTGGCCATCTGTCTCGTTGTACTTTTGGTTGCCCTGGCATATGTGTGCCAGAAGAAGATTCGTCAGAGTtgcaaagaagagagagagaaagctg GGATAGAGGAACAAGATGGAGAAGGATCCAAGACAG CTTTGCAGCCTCTGAAGAACATGGAAAACAAAGAAG ACATCGGAGAAGAAATTGACTGA